The window CCCGGCGATGCAGCACGGCGTGGGTGCGCGAAATCCAGCGCACCGGAATACTGACCGCGCAATCGGGCGAGCGGCCAATGCTGATGACCGCCTCGGTATCGTGCAAAATCCATTGGTCTTTAATAATATCCCCTTCCCGCCAAATCAAAAGCGCCTGTTCAGTTTGTAGATTTTTCATATTACCCTCCTGTTTGACAACTCCCGCTGAGTTGATAGATTTTTTGGGTAAGTCTACGTGCTTCTTGCCAACCTTGAATATCTTCAAAACGTTTGATTAAAGGCATTTCAGTTTCCTCGATAGCCGGATTTTCTTCTTGGTGAGAGATGAAATATAATATCTAAATACTCAATACCTGACACCTTTTACGGAGTATGCTTTGCCCACAAATCTCCAACCTGGCGACATATTACGCGAACGATATAAAATTGCCGGCTTGATTGGGGCCGGGGGGATGGGCGCGGTTTATCTGGCCGATGATACCCGGCTGGTGGGACGTCAATGCGCCATCAAAGAAACTCAACTCCTGCCGACCCTTAATGAGAGGGTCATTCAAGCTGCGCGCAAACAGTTTTACCAGGAAGCCTCAACCCTGGCCCGACTGGACCATCCCGGCCTGCCCAAAGTGAGCGATTTTTTCTCCATTGATGAACGTGATTACCTGGTGATGGACTTTGTGCCCGGCCAGGATTTATTGGAAATCGTTAACCGCGTTCGCCGCGAGGGCCGGTTTTTGGACCAAATCACTGTTTTAGATTGGGCCGACCAATTGAGCGATACTCTGGCCTATCTGCACTCGCGCCAGCCGCCGGTGCTGCATCGTGACCTCAAGCCGGCCAATGTTAAATTGACCCCGGACAATCGCCTCAAACTGGTTGATTTTGGCCTGGTCAAACCGCTCGACCCCGATGACCCCAGCACCCTGACCGGCCTGCAAGGCGCGGGCAGCCTGCCCTACGCCCCCCTGGAGCAGTATGTTGACCATTTGGGCCATACCGATGCCCGTTCCGACCTGTACGCCCTGGGGGCCACGCTCTACCACCTGTTATCCGGTATCCAACCGACCAGCGCCCAGGAACGTTTCCTGGCGCCGGAATCTCTGCCGCCGCTGCGAGAAGTCAATCCTGATATTTCGCCCGGCGTGGCCGACGCCATTGCTGCGGCGATGGCCCTTCATCCCAAAGATCGTCCTTCTTCCATAACGCATTGGCGGCAAATGTGCCGCAGTTCCATCTCTACTGCGCCGATGGACTCCAGCCAAACCTCCAATCGTAATTGGCCCCTGTTTGTGCGCGAAAACTGGTGGCTGATTGGCCTGGCGATTGTTTTGCTGGCGGCGTCGTGGTGGGTGACGTTTGCTCAATGAAGGATCAGGTGGCCACTTCAGGCTGAAGGAAAATTCTTTCAACGGCCAGCCCTTGACGTTTGCCGATCTTCTCCTTTACTACTCAACCCCGCCGCAGCCAGGCTAAAGACAAAAACCAGCCCCCCTACCGCCAGCCGGCCTGCCCATAAATCCGGTTCTGCCAAAAGCCACTCCTCCGGCCGCAGCCAGCCCAGCCCGTAAAGCAGATAGGCCAGCAGGCCGCCAATCAAGGCCCACAAAGCCACGCGCGCCTGGCGAGGCAGTGGTTTGTAAAATTGTTGGCCCAGCCAGAAACCTGCCAGCCCGGCCAGGACAATGGCGCTCAAGGCTAACAGAAAGTCAAGGCCATCCACTTGACGGATGGTGGGGGAGGCAGGTGGGAGGATCTCATCGGTAGGTGGCATGATCGGAGTAGACGTGGGCGTGGGGGTTGGGGTGTCGAGGGTGGGCGGGGGGGGGTCGGTTGCGGTGGCAGCGGGCGGCGCGGTGGTCTCGGTGGGGGCGGGCGTGGGCGGCGCAGCAATTATAATCGAGATACTCTCAGCGGCGATTGCCGATCCCGCCACGGCCACAATCTCAACCTCACCTGGCTCGGTCAGGGTGAGTCTGGCTTCGGCCAGGCCCGCCGAGGTGGATGCAATTTCGGCGGCAAGCTGACGCTCGCCCAGCAGCGCCTTGATTTCTACCGGCGTATCGTCCGGGACAGGGTTGCCGTTATGATCCTGGATAGGTCCCACTCGCACTCGCACCGACACGGGCGGTTTTCTGTTTTCCGGCAAAACCTCCAGCAGTTCTATGGCAATATTTTGGGTGGGATCGGGTGCCAGCACATCTACCAGTTCATAACCAATCCCTTCTACCGATACCGGCGCTGCGCCCGGCAGATCGGCCTCGCCAAAGAGGGCGCGCGCGGCCATTTCAAGGTGAGGCGTGATTTTGCTGTAAACGCCATAGTAGGCGGTCAGTTTGGTCACTTCGGTGGTGTCCAGGTAGTAAGGCGCGTTGAAGGCCAAAACCACGGTGGTTTTGTTTAGTAACGTGCCGCTTTCCTGGGCCAGAAAGAGCTTAAGGGCATCGGAATCGCTATAGCGGCTGGTATTCAAATCCAAAATGGCAAAAATCAGCCAATCAGCCTGCTGGATATGTTGGCGGACTTCCTCCGCCGACAATTGAATGAGTGGGTTTTCGGTAGGTTCTGCCGGCGCTTCGGGGGGGGCAATGGTTCCAGCCAGGGCCAGTTTCAGTTCTGAAAAGGTGATTGTTCTGATCTGTTCCGGCTGAATTTGGCCGGTTGCGTTTGGCCCGTACAGGCGCAAGATTGTCTCTTCAATGGCCGCGTGGGGAATGAACAATTCCTGGGGCTGGCAATTATCGGTAAAACACTCCCGCGCCAGGCGAGCGTCAACAATCACCAGGATATTTTCGCCAGGCCGCGGCGGTTGGGGCAGGCGCAAGCGCAGCTCGTCGGGGGAGGGGTAGAGTAGGGTCAAACTCTGCCGGGCGATGGTGTTGATGGGAGTTTGGGATTGTCCGGCGATTTGGAGGGCCTGGGTTGGATCGGTGTTGAGGGCGTCGAGATTGAGCTGCGGGTAGAGTTTGAGCTTGGTTTGCAAGATACGGGCCACTGCCGCGTCTACCTGGGCGGCAAAGGTGGGATTGCGGGCGTATTCGGTGCGGAAGAAAAAGATAGTGTCTTTGATATTAGCAAACTGATCGCTCCAGATGGATTTTAAATCGAATTGGACCAGGCTCAACACATCGTTTCCGGCCAGAAATGCTTCTTTGGCAATGCGGCGATGGGGAAAACTTTCCAGGGTGGGGTCAAAGTGTTTGCGTACGGCGGGCACGCCCAGGGCGTCGCTCACAATCAGCCCGCCTTCTTCATACCAGGGCGCAATTTCGGGCAGGCTGAGCAGGGTTTCCATGCCGGCGGCGTCAAAACTGATGGGCGCGGTGAACTGGCGGATGTCGCCCTGGAAGCCGCGATAACGAATATGGCTGGACATCAAAGCATCGGTTTGGCCCAGCAGGTCGTCTGGCAGAGCGGCAGTGACGTGGAAGAAGGGCGGCAACTCAATCCGACGCAATTCTTGCAACGACTTGTCTACTGTGGCCACCTCGTTATCGGGCAGGCGGTCGCTGCCGCCGTGGCCGGGAAAATGTTTGGCCACCGTGGCCAGGCGTCCCCGGCTACCCAGGTGCACCCCCCGAATGTAGGCCCGGCCCATCTGGCTCACCCAGTACGGGTCGCCCCCAAACACCCGGATGCCAATGTCGCCCTGGCCGGTAGGACGCGGGGCGTGCAAAACATCCAAGCTGGGGCCAAGCAGCAGGTTGACGCCCATCGCTGCTAACTCCTCGCCCACAATCTGGCCCACTGCTTCGGCATTGGCTGTGTCCCAGGTGGCCCCAATGGCCATTTGACCGGGGATAGGCGTTACCCCGCCGGTAACGCGGGTGTAGGGATAACCGTCGCCCTCGTGGTCAAGGGCCACAAAAAGAGGCAGGCCGTTGGTGTTAAAGGCGGTGGTTTTGAGGGCATTGGCCAGTTCGGCTATCTGGCGCGGGGCCGAGGCGTCGTTATTAAAGTTGCTGTTGGCGGTGAGCAAAATAACACCGCCCACTTTGTATTCGGTGATGAGCTTCCACACGTCAGTGTCCGGGTTGGCGCTGGCTCCCACAAAAGGCACCAGGAAGAGCTGCCCCACTTTGTCTTCCACCGACATCCGGCTCATGAGTTCGGC is drawn from Anaerolineae bacterium and contains these coding sequences:
- a CDS encoding serine/threonine protein kinase; amino-acid sequence: MPTNLQPGDILRERYKIAGLIGAGGMGAVYLADDTRLVGRQCAIKETQLLPTLNERVIQAARKQFYQEASTLARLDHPGLPKVSDFFSIDERDYLVMDFVPGQDLLEIVNRVRREGRFLDQITVLDWADQLSDTLAYLHSRQPPVLHRDLKPANVKLTPDNRLKLVDFGLVKPLDPDDPSTLTGLQGAGSLPYAPLEQYVDHLGHTDARSDLYALGATLYHLLSGIQPTSAQERFLAPESLPPLREVNPDISPGVADAIAAAMALHPKDRPSSITHWRQMCRSSISTAPMDSSQTSNRNWPLFVRENWWLIGLAIVLLAASWWVTFAQ